The following coding sequences are from one Asterias amurensis chromosome 8, ASM3211899v1 window:
- the LOC139940383 gene encoding alpha-L-fucosidase-like, translating to MTQPSDTCMLKGCLLNLVMAAQLPSVMESRGLFLALFFCSLLSQVLLVYSSDQQYQPNWQSLDSRPLPAWYDESKFGIFMHWGLYSVPSFGSEWFWRYWTNDVAAYVNFMKQNYPPGFTYADFAKSFRAELFDADKFAEIVEASGARYFVLTSKHHEGYAMWPSKYSWNWNSMDVGPKRDLVGEMATAIRKRTTQIHFGLYHSLFAWYHPLYLQDVANKFSTRLYPEQISTPMLHELVNNYEPDLIWSDGFQVITGWEYWNSTGFLAWLYNNSPIKDKVVVNDRWGNGTVCKHGGFFTCHDRYNPGTLQKHKWENAMTVDKGSWGYRRNVHLSDFLSTQQLLHSMAKTISCGGNMLLNVGPTHDGRIIPIFEERLRQVGSWLKVNGEAIYKSKPWRAQNDTNTTDIWYTSQLNGSLVESVYAIVLEWPVDNHLFLGAPIPNKLSTVSMLGVKTQLQWKVGPKGVGMNISFPVLNPTQMPCQWAWVLKLQKVK from the coding sequence ATGACACAACCGTCTGATACTTGTATGCTAAAGGGGTGTTTGCTAAATTTAGTAATGGCCGCTCAGTTGCCCTCAGTCATGGAATCCAGAGGGTTATTCCTGGCACTGTTCTTCTGCAGTTTACTCTCCCAAGTTTTGCTCGTCTATTCTTCTGACCAGCAGTATCAGCCCAACTGGCAATCTTTGGATTCAAGACCCCTTCCTGCCTGGTATGATGAATCTAAATTCGGCATTTTCATGCACTGGGGCCTCTACTCCGTACCAAGTTTCGGCTCGGAGTGGTTCTGGCGTTACTGGACAAATGACGTGGCGGCTTACGTGAATTTCATGAAGCAGAATTATCCTCCGGGTTTCACGTACGCCGATTTTGCGAAGTCTTTCAGAGCTGAACTCTTTGATGCAGACAAGTTTGCAGAGATCGTCGAAGCTTCAGGGGCACGTTACTTTGTGCTCACCAGTAAACATCATGAGGGGTATGCAATGTGGCCGTCTAAGTATTCATGGAACTGGAACTCGATGGATGTGGGTCCGAAGAGAGATCTGGTTGGGGAGATGGCGACTGCCATCCGTAAACGCACGACTCAAATCCACTTTGGGCTGTATCACTCCCTCTTCGCGTGGTATCATCCTCTGTATCTACAAGATGTGGCAAATAAGTTCTCGACACGATTGTACCCCGAACAGATCTCAACACCGATGTTACACGAGCTTGTGAACAACTATGAGCCTGATCTCATCTGGTCCGATGGATTTCAGGTGATCACAGGCTGGGAGTACTGGAACAGCACTGGGTTCCTAGCATGGCTTTACAACAACAGCCCTATCAAAGACAAAGTGGTTGTTAACGATCGCTGGGGAAACGGAACTGTCTGCAAACATGGTGGTTTCTTCACTTGTCACGATCGCTACAACCCCGGCACCTTGCAGAAACATAAGTGGGAGAATGCGATGACGGTGGACAAGGGATCTTGGGGCTATCGTCGAAACGTCCATCTCTCGGACTTCTTAAGCACACAACAACTGCTTCATTCAATGGCCAAGACAATAAGCTGTGGAGGAAACATGCTCTTAAATGTCGGACCAACTCATGATGGGCGGATCATCCCGATCTTTGAGGAGCGTCTGCGGCAGGTCGGCTCTTGGTTGAAAGTGAATGGGGAGGCCATCTACAAGTCCAAACCATGGCGTGCACAGAACGACACCAACACCACTGACATATGGTACACCTCTCAACTGAACGGGTCTCTCGTAGAGTCGGTCTATGCTATAGTTCTTGAATGGCCAGTGGACAACCATCTGTTTCTTGGAGCACCGATTCCGAATAAACTGAGTACGGTATCGATGCTTGGAGTAAAGACCCAGTTGCAGTGGAAGGTGGGGCCCAAGGGTGTTGGAATGAACATAAGTTTTCCTGTGCTGAATCCAACTCAGATGCCATGCCAGTGGGCTTGGGTCTTGAAGTTACAGAAAGTCAAATGA